In Streptomyces chartreusis NRRL 3882, the following are encoded in one genomic region:
- a CDS encoding putative T7SS-secreted protein, with protein sequence MTYTAGSERPGTAADPRYNADLDKPQGLQSGRRIPNPDYPHLGFYPGPGSTDTVRELHKKLANCTKVLEESHGPVTKLMDGSYWKGDAAVAFREELDGGTLPLNLKNAAHSIRKAARQLDRWEGELDDFQRRAQRLEKDAKDARAVLDAAKGRASKAENAPGLEKKGARHDNAQKALTHANTAVEEAQAELDKILGKAKSLTEEHEQKARYRTGKIGDATAFLPKHWSGPAVPEPVSPPDWPKGPSVQITRV encoded by the coding sequence ATGACGTACACCGCTGGTTCCGAGCGCCCCGGCACTGCTGCCGATCCCCGGTACAACGCGGACCTCGACAAGCCGCAAGGCCTCCAGTCGGGCAGGCGCATCCCGAACCCCGACTACCCGCACCTGGGTTTCTATCCCGGGCCGGGCAGCACGGACACGGTTCGCGAGCTGCACAAGAAGCTCGCGAACTGCACCAAGGTCCTGGAGGAAAGCCACGGCCCGGTCACCAAGTTGATGGACGGCAGCTACTGGAAGGGAGACGCGGCCGTCGCCTTCCGGGAGGAACTGGACGGCGGGACGCTGCCCCTCAACCTCAAGAACGCCGCCCACTCCATCCGCAAGGCCGCCAGACAGTTGGATCGCTGGGAGGGCGAACTCGACGACTTCCAGCGCCGCGCCCAGCGCCTGGAAAAGGACGCGAAGGACGCCCGAGCAGTCCTGGACGCCGCGAAGGGCCGTGCGAGCAAGGCCGAGAACGCCCCGGGCCTGGAGAAGAAGGGCGCTCGCCACGACAACGCCCAGAAGGCGCTCACCCACGCGAACACCGCGGTGGAAGAGGCCCAGGCCGAACTCGACAAGATCCTCGGCAAGGCGAAGAGTCTTACCGAGGAGCACGAGCAGAAGGCCCGGTACCGCACCGGCAAGATCGGCGACGCCACAGCGTTTCTCCCGAAGCACTGGAGCGGGCCCGCCGTGCCGGAGCCCGTGTCTCCACCTGACTGGCCCAAGGGACCATCCGTACAGATCACGCGTGTGTGA